The following DNA comes from Ignavibacteria bacterium.
TAGGCCGATTATACCGCCGCCAATGATAATTGTGTTACTCATTATATTCAAAAAGTTATTTACTTTTTACTTCAGTATATTCAAGTCCCCATGGACCCATACCAGTTACCTGGAATGTTACACCTTCTTCACCAGTAAAAACATAATGCGCTTCGTTAACAGGGTTTAAATAATATGAACCAATTGTAAACTTCCGGGCATTTGATGTATCAATTGAATTCCCGAAGCCAATATAAACTGCGCCTTCCAAAACTGTTACCCTTTCATCTTTTGGATGCGTATGCGCCGGCAGTTTATAAAAGGGCGGGAATTTTACACGCATTGTAAAAATTCCCTCCTGCTGCGGATTGCCTTCGAGCACACTTATCATTGCGCCCGCAGGAAGCGATGGCGGAGCGTTAACCCATACAATGCTTTCAGGAATAACCTGTATTGCACCTTTGGGCAATTCCTGTGAAATAAGTACTGTGCAATTGGAATAAATTATAACTGCAAAGAAGTAAAAATTTATGTACTTAAAAATTGTTTTCAAGAATTCTCAATAATTTTCAGATAAACGAATAAATAAACTTTGAGTTCCCCGCCTACGCGGGGAAAATAAAATTATTTCACATAAACTTCAGCGCCGGAATCAACAAACTCTTTGCTCTTTTCTTCCATTCCTTTTGCGAGTGCATCTTCTTCTTTTACGCCAAGTTCTTTAGCATATTTCCTTACATCTTCTGTGATCTTCATTGAGCAAAAATGCGGCCCGCACATGCTGCAAAAATGCGCAAGTTTCGCGCCTTCGGCGGGAAGTGTTTCATCGTGGAATTCACGCGCTGTTTCAGGATCAAGCGAGAGATTAAACTGGTCTTCCCAGCGGAACTCAAACCTTGCCTTGGAAAGCATGTTATCCCTTACCTGTGCACCCGGGTGACCCTTTGCAAGATCAGCAGCGTGAGCAGCCAGCTTATAAGTTATAACGCCGTCTTTAACATCCTTTTTATTCGGCAGGCCTAAATGTTCTTTAGGAGTTACATAACATAACATCGCTGTTCCGTACCAGCCAATCATAGCAGCGCCTATTGCGCTTGTGATGTGATCGTAACCCGGAGCAATATCAGTTGTCAGGGGTCCGAGCGTATAGAACGGAGCCTCTTTGCACACTTCAAGCTGTTTATCCATATTTTCCTTGATGAGATGCATTGGCACGTGACCCGGACCTTCTATCATAACCTGGCAGTCATTTTCCCATGCAATATGAGTAAGCTCACCAAGTGTTTCAAGCTCAGCAAACTGCGCTTTATCATTAGCGTCAGCAATTGCGCCTGGTCTTAACCCGTCACCGAGTGAAAATGAAACATCATAGGCGCGCATAATTTCACAAATTTCGCGGAAATTTGTATAGAGAAAACTTTCCTTATGATGAGCAAGGCACCATTTTGCCATAATACTGCCGCCGCGTGATACAATACCGCATGAACGGTTCGCTGTCCACGGAATGTAACGCAGAAGTACTCCGGCGTGAATAGTGAAATAATCCACTCCCTGCTCAGCCTGTTCAATTAATGTATCACGGTAAATTTCCCATGTCAACTCTTCAGCTTTGCCATTCACTTTTTCAAGTGCCTGGTAAATTGGTACAGTGCCTATCGGCACGGGTGAATTACGTATTATCCATTCCCTTGTTTCATGGATGTTTTTACCGGTTGAAAGATCCATCACAGTATCAGTTCCCCACTTTATAGACCAGCGAAGCTTTTCAACTTCTTCGTCAATAGATGATGATATTGCGGAGTTACCGATATTCGCGTTGATCTTAACCAAAAAATTCCGCCCGATAATCATCGGTTCGCTTTCAGGGTGATTAATGTTTGC
Coding sequences within:
- the thiC gene encoding phosphomethylpyrimidine synthase ThiC codes for the protein MNGNGKEKLSHDYVMPNSKKVYVKGKLFKDVNVPFREISTSPTRLHDGTLEDNGSIKVYDTSGKWGEEGAKNDPTKGLPAIRLKWIKDRNDVEEYEGRNITPIDNGYSTEEEMKNAGSSKNGKLEFYPGLRRKPLKAKNGAAVTQMYYAKKGIITPEMEYIAIRENLGREAAMDYALYDDLKRNELNWQHKGESFGAKLPDYITPEFVRDEVARGRAIIPANINHPESEPMIIGRNFLVKINANIGNSAISSSIDEEVEKLRWSIKWGTDTVMDLSTGKNIHETREWIIRNSPVPIGTVPIYQALEKVNGKAEELTWEIYRDTLIEQAEQGVDYFTIHAGVLLRYIPWTANRSCGIVSRGGSIMAKWCLAHHKESFLYTNFREICEIMRAYDVSFSLGDGLRPGAIADANDKAQFAELETLGELTHIAWENDCQVMIEGPGHVPMHLIKENMDKQLEVCKEAPFYTLGPLTTDIAPGYDHITSAIGAAMIGWYGTAMLCYVTPKEHLGLPNKKDVKDGVITYKLAAHAADLAKGHPGAQVRDNMLSKARFEFRWEDQFNLSLDPETAREFHDETLPAEGAKLAHFCSMCGPHFCSMKITEDVRKYAKELGVKEEDALAKGMEEKSKEFVDSGAEVYVK
- a CDS encoding cupin domain-containing protein; this translates as MKTIFKYINFYFFAVIIYSNCTVLISQELPKGAIQVIPESIVWVNAPPSLPAGAMISVLEGNPQQEGIFTMRVKFPPFYKLPAHTHPKDERVTVLEGAVYIGFGNSIDTSNARKFTIGSYYLNPVNEAHYVFTGEEGVTFQVTGMGPWGLEYTEVKSK